GGTATAGTAGCCACACCAAAAACAGCCGGCCCCTTTCTTTTTCTGATTGTCCATGCAGCAGTCCACAGACAGAAAACAACCTTTGATCTGACACCACACCTCACTGTTGCTCACGTTGTCGTACATTTCTCCTCTTTTGCATCAGATTTAGCTAACCGAACACTTCCCCTAAAGCTACATATAGCAAATCATATGCCTAATATAATTATATAAAAAAGCCAATATAAAAGAACAGTTGTAAATTCAGAGAAAAAATTACTGAGCAAAAAAAAGCACACTTCGTTGCAATATTGATACAAGAGATGTTTACATTAATCTTCTGTAGAGTGGCCAACGGCGTTTTGCAACTCAAGTTGAAAGTCCGCAAGTTTTGTCCCATCTATTCCAAGCTCTGCAAATATGCTTTCCCATTTAGGATTATCCCTCACCATTTCATCTAAGGACAGGTTCTTATGGGGGCTGCCGCCGGCACTGCCGGCAACATGTTTTGCTACACTTTCCGTCATAGCGCCGCAATGAATAACAAGATACTCGGCAAGATACGCACATGAGGCCATTTTTCTGGTATAGAGTTTTTTATGGGATGATATATCCATACTGTGGTGGCGGGTTATTACCTGACTTACAACGTCCGGCAGGCGCCATGATGTAGTTAGGATAAATCCAGCCATACAGTGATTTGTCTGGTATTTCTCGTCCTCTCTGAGCGTAATGTCTGGTTCACCGCCAAGGGCCAATTCAAAAAATACATTGTAGTCGGAATGTTTTTTTACAAACAGTGGAATCGCACAGTCATGAAATAAACCGGTAATATAGGCATCATTTTCATCAATACTTTTTATTTTTCTTGCAATCATACCCATCGATTTAGCCACAAGCATAGAGTGGTTCCAAAACTTGCTAAATATGTTCTTATCTGTCACCTCCTTATATGTATTAAGAAAAATAGACGAAATAACTATATTAAAAAAACTAGTTAAACCTACTATATTTAGTGCATATTCGATAGAGCTTATTCCGCCTCCGCCGAAAAAGGATGAATTAGCTATTTTCAGTATTGAGGCAGATAATCCAACATCCTCGCTTGTTAAAGTTACGATTTTTCTTATGTCAGGAATTGCTTTCTTGATTTCTTTGTACAAACTGTTTACTATAACCGACTGTACTGGTATCCCGATCCCTTTTACTATCTCTTCTGCATGCTTTATATCTACATCCTTATGCAACATTACACTGTCACCTCAATAGACTTAAATTGCTCTTTGTTAAACTTCTCCCCCTCACACACCTATGATTACCGTCAATAAAAAACGCCAATTTGTATTCCCTCTTCTTATTTATACTATAACTTAATTATGAGATTTTATGCTACAGAAAAAAACGCCAATTTTTTATTATTTAAATTTGTCTAAACTGTAGAAAGTGCACAGCAGTACATTTTGATATGCCCTATTGTTTAACTAAACCGTAACTTACAAGCAATGCATATAATTTTCTGGTATCAATAGGTTTTGTAAGATAATAGTTACACCTGCTTACACCACGGTAATAGGCCTCAAGTACGTCTTTAGGTGCATCCAATGAGGTAGTCATAACTATTTTCACCTCATCATCTGATGTTATTCCCATAGCTTTTTCTTTATTACGAATTGTTTGCAGAGCAGCCACACCATCCATTTCAGGCATCATGATATCAAGACAAATAAGATCATATGCCCGACCCTCATCTATTGCGAGTATAAAGGCATCCACTGCCTCCGCTCCGTTTACAGTAACATCTACATCCCCGTAAGAAGCCAGAAAATGCTGTAACAGTGTACGGCTTGTAAAATCATCTTCCGCAATTAGTATTCTCATTAAAACTCTCTCCCTCGATTTTAGTATAAGCTCGTAATTGTTTTCTTCTATCAAAAAATTTATATCGTTAAATTCCATGTATATATAATCGGCAGTTTGAGAGTTTTTATTAATACCAAGTTACAGTCATTCGATTAACTTTGTTGGCATCGTCGAAAGCTCCTTGACGTCTCCCCTAAAGGGGAATCCCCTGTAAGGGGAGGTCGCTTTTTCCTTGCCGCCTCGTTACTCTTTTGACTGCTACTTGGTATAACATCCGCCGGAATAAAACCACGGCATATAAATTTGTTTTATAGAATATAAACAACTACTTAACTACTGCACCCGGTGCTGAATCACCCTCGGGGGTAACAAGCCTCAAGGTATCACCTTCAGAGGCGGCAAGAATCATCCCCTGAGACTCCACTCCCATAAGCTTAGCAGGTTTAAGGTTTGCCACAACCACAACTGTTTTTCCAACAAGTTCCTCTGCTTTGTAGTGCTTACCGATACCTGCTACCACCTGCCTTATCTCACCGGTATCAACACTCAGCTTTATCAGCTTATTGGATTTTGGTACAGCCTCCGCCGACAATATCTTTCCAACTTTAAGCTTAACCTTTGCAAAATCCTCTATGTTTATAAGCTCCTCTGTCACATCCTGCACCAGTGCCGCCGCAGTTTCCCTGCCGGTATCTTTTACTTCCACTTTCTCTTTCCTTTCATTTGATGTTTTTTCAATTTTTGGAAACAATTGCTCTATCGTAGTTACCACCGTGCCTGGCCTAAGCATTCCCCATTTTAACTTTCCGGAGAGATTTCTCATTAAATCTATCGGCTCTCCGGTTATATGGCCATAGAGACGTGCCCCGAATCTTGGCATAAAAGGATACAAATACGCCGATATAAATCTTATACCCTCGATAAGTGAGTACATTACGGTTGTAAGCCTCTGTGCTGTATCGCCGTCTTTGGCAAGCACCCAGGGCTTGTTTGAGTCAATGTACTTATTTAAATAAGAGACCAGCTCCCACACTGCATCAAGGGCTTTGTTAAACGACAGCACTTTCAAATGCTCTCTGAGGCGCTCTGAAATTCCCTCCGCCATGTATTTTAACTCAACCTCCACATCTGCCGGCACCGGCACCAATGCATCATAATACTTACTTAGCATAGCAAATGATCTGTTTACAAGATTTCCCAGATCATTTGCAAGGTCTGTGTCAAAGCGCTTAATCAGTGCACTCTCCGAGTAATCGCCGTCAAGCCCGAACGTTACCTCCCGAAACAGAAAATACCTGAAGGCATCGGCACCATAAGTTTCTATAACCTTATGCGGGTCAACCACGTTACCCAGTGATTTTGACATCTTCTTTCCGTCAATTGTCCACCACCCGTGCGCAAAAATCATCTCAGGCAGCTCAAGCCCTAAAGCCATCAGCATGGCAGGCCAATAGACGGCATGGGTGGTGATAATATCCTTGCCCATAATATGACAGCCGGCAGGCCACCAGTAAGTCTGGTCGTGCTCTTTCGCCAAATAACCGGGCGCCGAGTAATAGTTAAGCAGGGCGTCAAACCACACGTATGTCACATAGTTATCATCAAAGGGCAGGGGGATGCCCCATGAGAGCCTTTTTTTGGGCCTTGAGATACATAAATCCCCCAGAGGATTAGAATTCAGAAATCCCAGCACCTCGTTTTTTCTTGTCTCGGGTCTTATAAAGCCCGGGTTTTTATTTATATGCTCTGTCAGCCTGTCATGGTATTTGGACATAAGAAAAAAGTAGTTGTCCTCTCTTATAGTTTCAACCGGCCTTGAGCACTCAGGGCAGTTGCCGTCAATTATCTCCTTATCAGTCCAGAAGCGCTCATCATGTGTGCAGTATGAGCCCTCGTAGGAGCGTCTCACTATTTCACCACGGTCGTAAAGCTTCTGGAGCATTTCCCTAACAATATCTGCGTGTTTTTCATCAGTGGTTCTTATGAAGGCATCGTTTGTAATGTCCAGAGCAGCCCAGAGTTTTTTGAAGTTAGTGCACATAATATCGGTGTGCTCTTTAGGCGGCACACCACGGAGCTCCGCCGCCTGTAACACTTTCTGACCATGCTCGTCAGTGCCTGTCAGAAAAAACACATCGGCTCCCGCCATACGGCTAAAGCGGGACACAATATCAGCTGCCACAGTGGTATAGGCATGCCCTATGTGTGGTATGTCGTTGACATAGTAAATTGGTGTGGTTATATAAAATCTCTCCGGCATTTAAATCTATCCCCGATTTTTAATCATTCTGTTATTAGTGGAGTTTTCTTGTGTTTTTTGAAATGAAATTTTCTCTTTTTGCTTTCCTGCTCAGATGTACCGTGGCCCTGAGGCGGAGTTACGGCTGTGGTTCGTTCCTGAGAGGTTTCAGCAGGTGTAGCGCCTCCGGCAGTTTTAGTATGAGAAGGTTTTTTGTGAAATCTTCTTTTGCGCGGGTCAAAGCGTTTTTCTCTATCGCTTCCCGTTTTGACAGGGGTTTGTTCTTTAAAGGGCGCAGGCTCATTTGATTTCACAGCCATGGAGGATTTTGCCGATTCGTTTAATGCAGGCGGGGGTGACTGCTCTTTCCTGTGGAAGGATTGCTCTGAAGCCTGCTGTTGCACATCACTCTCCGGTAAGTCAAATTTTTCATATTTATGTGACGGTTTTTCCGTTTTAATCTCTTTTTCCAAAAAAGCAAGTATCGAGACGTCTTCAATGGTCTCAGAGGTAAGACTTTTTCCATCAATCACGGCTGTTATAGCCGTTGTGCCGTCATCACGCAACTCTATAACGTCTCCGGTTGGCTCACTGCCTGGTTCAACCTCAAATCCAAGACAACACATCAGCCTTCCGCAGAGCCCGGATAACTTCCCCGGATTTAAGACCAAATCCTGGCTTTTAGCCATTTTTATGGAAATAGGGGCAAAATTGGAAAGAAAGCAGTTGCAGCAGACCTCACGGCCGCATATGCCAAGGCCGCCTATCACCTTTGTCTCGTCTCTGACCCCAATTTGGCGCATCTCTATGCGTGTTCTAAACTTTGATGCAAGGTCTTTTACCAGCTCCCTGAAGTCTATTCTTCCGTCAGCGGTAAAATAGAACACTATGCGTTTTCTGTCCAGGGTTGACTCCGTCAGTACAAGTTTCATCGGCAATTCACGCGCTGTTATACGTTGCTGGCAATACTCCCTCGCCTCTCTCTCCACACTGTCATTGTCGGCTTTTGCTTTTAAATCCTCATCTGTTGCACATCTTATGACCTTTTTAAGTTCCTTATGTGGAACTTCCACATTCTTAGCTTCCGTCACCACACTGCCTATGGCTAAACCAAAGCTCGACTCCACTACAACCAGGTCACCTCGTGCTATCGGTATTGCTTCCAGCTCGTAGTCATAAATCTTTCCACATCTCTTAAAACGTACTCCTATTACATCAGGCATTTGCTGTCAACTCCTTATAAACCTGCTTTTTTCCGGTTTTGATTTTGATAAAGTACCTAAAAGTGAGCATACATAATTAAATGTTACCCCAACATTGAGATTTAATATAAAGTAATCTGAGAGCTCTGTGAGTTTTTGAAAAGCATCCATGATACTTTTTAACTCAACCCCTGTGCTTAACTCAATAAGCTTCTGTCTCATATCGGTGTTTACCACAAATGGGGAGTTGGCATCACATTTAAGGACTGCCATATCCCTTAGAAATACCGATGAGGAATGTAACCACTTAAGCAAGTCATCACGGCTTTTGAGAGCCTCAAGTTTTGACACCGGTTTCTGGAGACCGGTGATAATTTTTGAAAACACTGCATAATCATTGTTTCTCTTTATCACAACACCGGAGTCAACTGCCTTGCCCATGTCGCCCTGAGAGAGCCTGAGCTGGATTTCATCCGGTTGCTTACCGCTCCTTGCGGCAACCCTTTGCATGCCGGTGAGGTTAAGCGGACAAAAGGGTACTTTCAGGCAGCGTGATCTTATGGTATCGGGCAGTGCCTCTTCCTTTGAGCTTATCAGCACTATCACACTGCCGGTGGGAGGCTCCTCAAGGGTCTTTAAAAAAGCATTGGCTGAGGCCTCGTTCATCATATCGGCATTTTCCACAATGAGAGCCTTTTGTGTCCATTCCATGGAAGTTGTGGCTAAAAACTCCTCTATCTCCCTGATTACTTCTATCTTTATGATGCTTTGCTCTAAAGCTGTCACCTTTAAGTCCGGGTGAATGTGTTTATCCACTTTAACACAGGATGGGCAGCTTCCGCAGAAATCCAGAGGTCCCTCAACTTTACAATTCATTGATTTAAGAAAGGCAAAAGCTGTAAAGGTCTTACCGGTACCCGGCGGGCCGTAGAAGAGAAACGAGGAGGGCACCTTTTTACTTTTCAGCATTGAGGTAAGCATGTGTGCAGCTCTGTCGTGCCCTATAAGGCCTCCTAAAGGCAATTGCACCTCTGTCTTATGGTCTCCAGTATCCGCTGTGTAAGTGTTGCAGCTGGAAGTGCTCCATCAAGTACCTTAAACCTGAGCGGTTCGGCTTTTGATAAGTCCAGAAACCCCTCCCGCACTCTTTCATAAAACAACAAGTCCTCCATTTCAAGCCTGTCCACACTTGATACCGCCTTGTTTCTGCCTAACCCTGTGGATACATCAAGGTCAATAACAAAAGTGAGGTCAGGCTTAAACCCCTTTAGCACAAGTAAGTCCAACTGCTTGATAAACCCCGTGCTTATCCCCCTGCCGTAGGCCTGATATGCTACAGTGGAATCGCTGAATCTGTCTGTAATGACAAATGCGCCGCGCCGCAGAGCAGGCTGCACCACCTCCGCCACGTGTTGTGCCCGTGCCGCATAGAAAAGCATCAGCTCCGTTACCGGAGACATGTTAACGGTTTTAGTGTCAAGGAGAATTTCCCTGATTTTCATGCCTATTTCTGTACCGCCCGGCTCAAATGTCTCCACCACTTCTAAAGCGCTTTCCGTCCTCAAGGCCTCGGCAACCAGCTTTACCTGTGTTGTTTTGCCGGAGCCGTCCGTGCCCTCTATTGATATAAACATTGCTTTACCTTCCGTATTTTTCGACAATATGTCCTCTTAAGGCTTTAATAAGCCGAAATACCCTCTCTGTCTCGTGCACTGTAAGAGCGCCTGTGCCGCATGAGGGGGTCAGCATTAAGTTAGAGATCAACAGGTCTCTGTCAACGTTTTTAGTTAAAGAGTTTAACCTTTCATCAAACTTCTTAATAATACTGTGTTCATCCTCATTGTTAACAGAGGGCGTGGTAGGGACCATGCCCCAGGCAAGGATGCCGTCTTTAGAAATGTACTCTGAAATTCTTTTGTGGTACATAGCGATAGTGTCAAAGTAGTCAAATGAGTCAAAATTAACAATATCCGGCTTTGCATCAAAAACAACATCCCAGTCGCACTTTCCGCAGGTGTGAATACCTGCGACAGCGCCTGCCGTCCGAACACCGGTTATTATTTCCTCAATAAGCCGGCCGGCCTCTTTAGTGGATACGCCCAGATAGGCGCTGCTGCCTAAAGCTGTAAAAATAGGTTCATCTATAAATATTATTACCTTATCAGCATATTGTTTTAAAATATCCGTCTGCCATTTAACCTTCCCGATGAGAAGCATAAGGGCAATCTCTCTTAATTCCTCATCAAAAAACAGGTATTTTCCATCCTCGTCCCTGATTCCAAGGGTAAAGGTCAGAGGCCCGGTCACATGTCCTTTGAGGCAGTCATAGCGGCCTCTTGTCTTTAACAATTCCACCATTTTGTAAAATCCGACTGCATATTCAGCAGATATGGCAATGGAGGGGTTTTCCGTGTATTTTTCATAGAAAGTGTTTAATTCATCCTGAGCTTTTCTCTTAATGTAGTAGCGCTCTTTAGCAGAGTCAATTTCGAGAAACGGCAGCCCCTCAGCGTACTGAGGCACCATAGTTTCAAGAAACGAGGCCTGTGGCAATTGCGGCCAAAACGGTATATCAAAGGTATCTAATATGAGCGGACAGCCCTCATCGGCGCTACGATGAGGTAAGCTCCCAATTCCTGTCGTTAATAGTCCCGAAAGCATTGTTATAGATAATAACCTATTGTGCCTCTAAGATACAATAACGTAATTTTTTTTGAAATTTTATCAGATGTAGAAAAAAACGGAACTTAGAGCTCTGAATTAATAAGCCTAAGTTCCGTTATTCTTAACCGGTTCTTACCGGAAGTCCTCAATTTATGATATGGTTAAGAGACTTTTTTAAAGAGGCGGCGTTTTACCACTTCTGCCCTTTGCCTTTTAAATAGTCCTGAGCAAGTTTTAAACCTAGCTGTGCAGCCTTTACATAGTCAGTCTGGGCAACATCACGTTTTCCCATGTTAAAATAACAGTACCCGCGTACATAGTACGCATCTGCATCATTTGGGTCTATCTCAAGAACCTTATTAAAATCAGCGGCTGCATGGAAATAGTCTCCCTTTTTACCATACGTAACACCACGATTAAAATAAGCATCCGCATCATCCGGGTTCATCTCGATGGTTTTGTTAAGATATTCAAGTGCCTTCTCAATGTTTCCTTTTGCCGCGTACGATGTGCCTGTATTGTAATGTGCATCAATGTTGGTTGGGTCTATCTCAAGTGCTTTGGCAAATTCGCTGAGTGCTTTATCGTGTTGGCGCCTCCTTGCGTAGGCATAACCACTGTTTACATACATTCCGGCTTCTCTGACGCTCAATTCGGCATCTCTTGCATCAATCATATTTTCCTCCTTTATGTTTTACGTATTTAAACATATACTTCATAGTTAAACCAAACAGGTAGTGTTTATATCAATTACCCCATCTGTATTATAACCGCATATCATATATATTTGCAACTTTTTTGTATTACGGAAAAAACTTTATGTTTATTATTAAAATTTTTCAGATATTTTTTGAGCCTCTCCCGCTACTTCACTATTTAAATCGGATAAACCCTTTGCAACAAGTTCTTTTGCTTTTGAACCTTTAAAATACCGCAGTGCCGAAACTGCATCTTTTCTCACTTTATAATCTGTGTTACTAAGTAAACTTTCAACGACAGATAGTGCATCAGGGGACGCTATTTTGCCGGTTGCAAATATCTTACCTAAAAACGGAGATGTTATACCGGTTAGTTCAGGCTTTTCAGAAATAAGTGTAAGCAGTTCATTAACCGCCTCATTCGTTGCAATGGCTGACAAGATAAAAACTATCTGTTTGGCTCCGCCTTTATTGCCACTGACAAAACCGTCATCTCTCAACATTGCAGAAAGTGCCGGTAAGGCATTGTTTCCCATATAAGTCAACAAATAACCTAATGCTTGTGAGTCTGCCGTGTCTGTAGTGCGAATCATCTCTGAAATCAATGTCTTTACCACTGAGGCATCAGTGCGGTATGATATGAGGCAGCTTATATTTTCAAGGCTCTTTGGATGTGACGCTTGCACCGACGCCCTGTTCTTTTTTATAAATACCATGTAACTTTCCCTGTAAGAATCAATCTCGGCAGGTTTGCACCCTGAGGTTTGCCTCTCCAGAGACTTTAACGCCTCAGTTACTATAGGAAAGTAATTATCCTCTTGTTCTTTTTTATTAATTTCTGTTGCACTATATCTTGTAACCGTGTTTTGATAGATAAAATAAGCGCTTGCAAGGACAGCCACAAACAGAGCTAAGGCCATTGTCATCATGCTGAGCTTTTTCTTTTCCATCCGGGTTTTTATTTCAAGTTCTGCCGGTTTTTGGGCGATCTCAGCTTGTATGAGCGATGGACGCATGATTGCCGATTTTCCGTAAGCTGCCTTCGTCTGCTTTAATTTTTCACTAAATGTGTCATCAATGAGAAATTCCAATCCTGCACTTTTAATTCCGGCGGTTAAGACGGCAATTCCCACGGCATCCTCCGCAGCTTCAGCTCTGGACGGCTCTCTTTTCTGAGCGGCAAAATGCAGATACTCCGTTGTCATCTGATTAAACGTCTGATTGCTGTATATGTCAGGCCCCTCCGCTGTTTCCCAGTCAAGAAACCACTTTATCACTGTAGCATCTCTGCCCGCTGAGTACAGATACCAGCCGTTACGGCTAAAAACCAAAGAGTTCACACCGTCTTTGTGTCCGGAGAGTGTTACCACCGGTTGACCGCTTTCAACGCTATAAATGTATATCGTATCATCATGCGTGCAGGCTGTAAAATATTTCCCGCCCGGATGAAACACTGCGCCTAAAACTTCTGTGGCGGATATCTTATGCCGCTTAACCCGGCTCATGGTTTTAACGCTAAAGATGCATACAAATCCGTCATCTCCACCGCTGAGCACATATTGTCCGTCTGCACTAAATGATATAGAATTTATGGCGCCTCTGTGGCCCTCTGTGCTGCCTTTTACCTTTCCGGTTACACTGTCCCAAAAGATAAGTAATCCGTTTACTGTACCGCTGATAAGAGTCATTTCATCTTTAAGGAGCGCAAGAGTGGTTATCTCATCGGCGCTTTCTTCAAAACGGCCAAGGTACCTGCCGTTTAACGTATCTAACAGGCGGATTGTTCTTTCGGAGGATGCAGAGAAGGCATAATGACCGTCAGAGGTTAATGCTAAGGCATTAACAGGGCCGCAGTGCACTGTAATATCACTTTGCAACTTATTGTTACCTATATCCCATGTTCTGACGTTATTTTTTCCGCTGTTAAAGCACACTAACCCTGATGTGTAATCAACAGCCAGTGTCCTTATGCTTTCACGCCCTGTGCTCTCTGTGATGTTTGTCATTTTCCCTGTTGAAATCTCTATACTGTCAACAGTGCCGCCGTTACCGCCTGCAATTAAATACTTGCCGTCAGAGGTTATGGCCAGAGCGTTTAAGCTGTCCTTAAATTGTGAAAAATCCCTGATTTTCAAGCCGTCTCTGAGAAGTGTCCTTGTGTATATTATTGGGATGGAAGTTAACAACTCTATTGCCGCCGCATTGTATTCATATCCTGTGAGGCTTCTTGCGCCCTCTGTGAGATTAAGCGCAGCGTCAAATTCAGAGCGGTTAATTGCAGCGGCGGCATCGGTGAGCCTCTTTGAAAACTCGTATCTGATCTCTTCCTCCCTGATTGTTGCCGGGGTTACCAGTGTGTATGACAAGTTGTAAGTGTTTTGATAATTCACTACCATTATCTCATTGTTGTGAGCTATTGCGAGTTTGCTTTCACCTACACCCAAAGCTGCACACTTAAATGGCCCTCTGTATTTAAAAATTGAGTAAGTGAGCTTGCTTTTCATATCCCACACTCTAAGATTTCTTTCGTCGGCAGAGAGCATAAACCGGCCGTCAGCGCTCATACCGACATATAAAACCTTACCGGTATGGCCTGAAAAAGTGTGAATGCTCTTTCCGGTTTCCGTATCCCACAAAATTACTACCGCTTCCCTGTCCCCTGAGGTTACGGCAAGTTGTCCGTTGCCGCTTAAGGCAATTGATGAGCCGCCCCCTGAGTGTCCGGAAAATGTATTTTTAAGTTTACCGGATTTAGTTTCCCACACACACGGCGGTCCTCCTTTGTGTGTGGTATAAACGTGTTTTAAGTCGTGTGAGAGAGCAAGGGCTGTTACCGGTTTTTTCTCAGTTTTAAATGCCCCTGCACCTTTTGCATTTTTCATGTCCCACATTAAAATCATGCCGTCTGTGGAGGCGGATATTACATAAACAGTTGACGCTAAAAAACGTACCGCCGTTATCGTTTTTGTGTGTCCGGAAAAAGTATGGATAACCTCGCCGTCTCCGGCATTTAATATGTTAATTGAACCATTCTCATATCCGGCTGCAATTCTGTCCTTTTTAATATTTATATCTATCGCTGTAATTTTTGCCGTGTTTTTCTTAAAAACCGCTATCGGAGATGCTGACTTTATATCATATATGTTTATGTGCCCGTCACTCATACCGGCGCAGATAGCTTTGCCGTCTTTGGTTACCGCAATGGCTGTGGGCTCTCTGAACTCGTCAAAATATGTCCTTTGCACTGAAAATCCGGGTAGATACCTATATACCGCATCATCTAAAGAGTCAGGCAGTTCCTTAAAGCGCTCTCTCATAGTGTCATAAAAGGCGCTATAGTCCTCTCCAAGTTCCCTGAGGCAATGGCAAAACCCTGTGGCCACTACCGGGTCCTCTTTCCCGTTATCTAAAAACCACTTGAAACTATCGGCTGCTTTTTTCAGGGAAATTGTATCATGTCTTGTTACCTCACGGGTAGCTATGGACAATGCCTGTAATTTTAAAGCCTCCACTGATTCCTTACCCACGGATAAAACCTCGTTTATCAGATTAAGGGCATTGTACTCATCTCCATGAAAGAGGTGGAGTTTGCCCATCAGAAACTTCCCCTGTCCTGGGTGATGAATACTCTGAAGGTAGTTTGACATCTCAGATACGGCTGCATCCCCGGTCAACCGCCCTGTCTTACACTTAAGCAGGGTTAAGTTAAATGTGGCCTCCACATGTTCCGGCTCAATGGAGATGGCATCGTTCCAACTGTTTTCGGCTCTGTGTAACTGGTTAATGGTTGCATAAGAGACGCCCTGATTGTTGAGGGAATCCG
Above is a window of Nitrospirae bacterium YQR-1 DNA encoding:
- a CDS encoding protein kinase, giving the protein MATKKELSTISGKESGLWSKNDVIDNRYEVRNLARGGMGEVYFVYDREIGRMMAVKTPLPSVLSNEEGLKRFYREAEAWISLGIHPNICSAYYVQVMEGIPRLFVEYVDAGAMDKWLKEGRFSTLTEKLDIAIQIAYGMDHTHSLKWTDEDGAAQTGLVHRDLKPANILMSRYGTALITDFGLVGLGSWGSDEILTISEKNKSMIDLVSSQLQSGEDSLNPWQTMTIGGVPFGTPQYMAPEQFENAHTAGIPADIYAYGCILYELFCGRRPFLLTDEERQAVIFYQLMLWQKKHTKEPPPIPLELTAKIDDELSSLMQECLAKTTNGRPDSFKEISSRLISIYSRLTGTPYPRPEAKSDTLKADSLNNQGVSYATINQLHRAENSWNDAISIEPEHVEATFNLTLLKCKTGRLTGDAAVSEMSNYLQSIHHPGQGKFLMGKLHLFHGDEYNALNLINEVLSVGKESVEALKLQALSIATREVTRHDTISLKKAADSFKWFLDNGKEDPVVATGFCHCLRELGEDYSAFYDTMRERFKELPDSLDDAVYRYLPGFSVQRTYFDEFREPTAIAVTKDGKAICAGMSDGHINIYDIKSASPIAVFKKNTAKITAIDINIKKDRIAAGYENGSINILNAGDGEVIHTFSGHTKTITAVRFLASTVYVISASTDGMILMWDMKNAKGAGAFKTEKKPVTALALSHDLKHVYTTHKGGPPCVWETKSGKLKNTFSGHSGGGSSIALSGNGQLAVTSGDREAVVILWDTETGKSIHTFSGHTGKVLYVGMSADGRFMLSADERNLRVWDMKSKLTYSIFKYRGPFKCAALGVGESKLAIAHNNEIMVVNYQNTYNLSYTLVTPATIREEEIRYEFSKRLTDAAAAINRSEFDAALNLTEGARSLTGYEYNAAAIELLTSIPIIYTRTLLRDGLKIRDFSQFKDSLNALAITSDGKYLIAGGNGGTVDSIEISTGKMTNITESTGRESIRTLAVDYTSGLVCFNSGKNNVRTWDIGNNKLQSDITVHCGPVNALALTSDGHYAFSASSERTIRLLDTLNGRYLGRFEESADEITTLALLKDEMTLISGTVNGLLIFWDSVTGKVKGSTEGHRGAINSISFSADGQYVLSGGDDGFVCIFSVKTMSRVKRHKISATEVLGAVFHPGGKYFTACTHDDTIYIYSVESGQPVVTLSGHKDGVNSLVFSRNGWYLYSAGRDATVIKWFLDWETAEGPDIYSNQTFNQMTTEYLHFAAQKREPSRAEAAEDAVGIAVLTAGIKSAGLEFLIDDTFSEKLKQTKAAYGKSAIMRPSLIQAEIAQKPAELEIKTRMEKKKLSMMTMALALFVAVLASAYFIYQNTVTRYSATEINKKEQEDNYFPIVTEALKSLERQTSGCKPAEIDSYRESYMVFIKKNRASVQASHPKSLENISCLISYRTDASVVKTLISEMIRTTDTADSQALGYLLTYMGNNALPALSAMLRDDGFVSGNKGGAKQIVFILSAIATNEAVNELLTLISEKPELTGITSPFLGKIFATGKIASPDALSVVESLLSNTDYKVRKDAVSALRYFKGSKAKELVAKGLSDLNSEVAGEAQKISEKF